The DNA region GCTGATATCCTCACAAAGGGTCTCTCTTCCACTTATGACCCTCTCAAATTTTTACCTACCACTAGTGGAAACTCATTTTACCTCAGCCCCACTACTCCCAGGGAGATTTTTTGCACTATAGGAtcgatgaaaaagaaaagggCATCTAGTGACGATGGtatttcagtgaatttattggaaaaacttcCTTTGAGTGCTATTCAGGCTCTTTCTGatgctattaatatttcatttcaatCGGGCACATTTCCTCTTTgcctaaaattagcaaaaattttgcCTCTTTATAGGGGTGATTCTAGTCCATCCAACTATAGGCCgatttcaattttgtctactttaTCTAAGTTGATTGAAAGACTTATGAAGGATCGTCTTTTAAGGTTTCTTCTGGGGGAAGGGGTTCTTCgagatgaacaatttggttttctatcagggaaaagcacctctgacgctatgtttgatttcttgtccaaacttctccagggtgttaatggaagagaggcgactgcggcggtgttctgtgacttgtccaaggcttttgattgtgtgagtcataggatactgcttcagaagctttctgcttatggagttaggggtgttgcactgaagtggtttgagtgctatttgtctggtcgcgagcagtctgtgtaccttaatggtgacttttctggtagggagtctgtggattgtggtgttccacaggggtcagttcttggtccccttctatttcttgtatacattaatgatcttattactattagcatatgtggacattttacattgtttgctgacgacacaacggTTTTATGGTCGAATAAAGATCCCAAGCAGCTTGTCAGAGATGTTGCAGCCGATCTCCTGAAATTAAAGCAATGGCCCAAAAAATTCCAAtcaactttgcttaaatatgtcaaagtcccatattattggtttcaattttcaagctgagagtcttgattttggtgagaacgcattggacatggtagacaatttatttatttatttattcatcaacatatataacatttcaagtacttattaataattaacagtagtcttaagtaaaaactataatactaataaacaatactgtGCTAAACATAATCCAAAGAGTGGGAGTAGGGCACTATCCCAAGATAGTTGCCCTAGCTgacgacttaaatttatttaaagatgtactgaaaaaatcaagatcttttgcaaatctattcactgTAGAAGCTATTCTATTTATAGGACTGTTTAGTAGATAGGATGTTCTGCAAAAGGGAATGTGGAGAAGCGCCTGACATTCAGGACTTCTAACAATACCATTCAGAACCTTAAACGCAAAGCAAACATCAAAGAACTGCCTTCTACTTGATAAGGAGTTTATGCTCAGGTAGGACATGGTCTCTGAACAGGTAAGATCCAGGCCTGACTTCATAAGAGTATATCTGGCAAACCTGATAAACTTGTGCTGGATATTTTCAAGCCTCTCAATGTGAATCAGAAAATGAGGTGACCAAACAATATTGGAGAATTCGAGAAGAGATCTCACCAGGCAAATATATAGTGTCTTCAATGCTGACACATTAGTAAAGTCTTTGcaagatcttttgataaaaccaagcagtttattagctctatttacagtattttcgaAGTGGTGGGAAAAAGTAAGACTCGGGTCCAGAAAGACATCCAAATCGTTGACTGAGTCAAGCTCCTTCAAGGGGATACCATCAATAACATATTGACAAGGAGGGGAGACCCTTAAACGAGTAAACCTCATAAACCCACATTTCCCAACATTCAATGACATTTCATTCGACTTACACCAGGAAAACACTCTGTTTATATCTCTCTGAAGCACCAACTGATCCTGAGAGGAGGAAATCCgccgaaaaattttcaaatcatcagcgAAGAGCAAAAACTCAGACTCCAGTAGGGAGCCGAGGTGATTGATAAAGAGACTGAATAACAATGGTCCCAAATGGGAGCCCTGAGGGACCCCTGAAGTTGTCAAAAATGGGTTGGACAAAAAACCACCAATTTTAACACGCTGCTCTCTATCCATCAGATAAGACTTGATCCAAAGTAAAAGAGATCCGCTGATGCCGAGATCTGAAATATGAGAGATAAGAATATTATGGTTGACCCTGTCGAAGGCTTTACTAAAGTCTGTGTATATCGCATGTGTTTCATTACCGTCGGCAAAAGATTTGAAGATATAGttgctaaaaacaaacaagtttgtATCCACAGAACGACCTCTGGTGAATCCATGCTGCTGATCTTTaattatttcctgaaatgtgCCAGATAGAACCACCTCTACACAGTGCTCGAACAGCTTAGGAATTGCAGAGAGGATACTAATGGGACGATAGTTAGTTATGTCACTCTTATTCCCAGATTTATAAATAGGACATACATGAGATAGCTTCCAGTTCTCTGGAAAAGTTCCAGAAGTTAAGCacaaattgaaaatatgaaaaaatggaAGGAAAAGGGAATGGCTGCATTCTTTCAAAAGCCTgtttggaattccatcgggaccCGCTCCCTTTCTGCTGTCCAGTTTAGCTAATGCTGTTTCAATTGTAGTAGCACTAAGGAACACGTGGTTGATATGGTTAAATTTACATGAGGTATTGAGACCGTCAGAGGCATTAGAAGGGTTAGTATTCTTgttaaatacagataaaaagTGGGTGGCAAAGAGATTTGCAATAGAAATACCAGTATCGGCCCTGAGATCATGAAGGAACATCTCATATGGAACGGTAGAATCGCTTTGATTGGACTGAAGtcttacaaatttccaaaaggtCTTGCTATCGTTCTCTATTGCATTTTCGGCTCTTTCAATGTAATGTCTGTAGCATTCACTAGATAATGAACGGCATTCTGAGCGCAGAACACTAAAACTTAAGTAATCAGTATTTGATCCTGACTGTCTGTACCTTCTATGtgctatttttttctgaataactaGACTTTTTAGTTCTCTAGAAAACCATGGTGGATAATGTTTCTTGGGAGAGTGTTTTTTAATTGGCACAAACAGATTCAAACAATCATAAACAACAGAATAGAAGTTTGCAACagtggtatttaagttatcgttaACAATTATAGACATACagttgtatgtagaaaagtagtTATTTATAGACACAAAATCTGCTtgattaaagttgtaaaaatatgttataggTAGTTCCAGGTAATTGGACTTATTGGGCAGTTGCAGCTCATTCTGCATTTCTTGGTTTAgtcattgataaagatttaaagttttctgaccatataataaagttaaataaaaaacttgcttctggctgcttctctgttagggcagccgttcatgaactggggagagatgttgctcgtgatgtgtactttgctttgttcgagtcgcatttaaggtatgctcttccattttggggtgcatgttcaaattatctgtttcagtctgtttttgtgctgcaaaagagggctgtcagaagtttatttaaggCCCATTCTAAAATGCATTGTGGTAATCTTTTCAAAGAGAGCCGTATTTTGACcctaccatcattatttattttggaaactgcatgtttaatattcaaaaataagaacagttttccaatccgacatcacagttatcctaccagacagattaataatattccccttcctattcctcattttacatctatcaaagattcatttatatatcgcggtttaatgatttataatcacattagcgtggaattaagaagtgttcagtctttgcgccagtttcgttgtaaactgaagtcatatttgcttctaaaagccttttattcgattgaagacttttttaaggctgaggatgttgtgtagtaaatgctaagcttttaatctgttaattttaattttgaacatacctttatgtgtccctttatctctgctacctttgtctacatgcatatattttgttttataaggattttgtttgtaacatttttctcttgcatttttttttttttaggcattttatatgttatataaattttttatatttgttttgtaaagtctgatttgattgtatttattttctgaagctttgtcaataaaattcgtgtacatgtaccaaattttcgacaataaggtacttggaaaaaaaaaaaaaaggtataaatttttgtaaattcatATTCTCATGTATCCttaatatgccatttttataaatttgtagtcgttttaaccttgtctgaggcactTGATCTGTAGGATGTATTGACGGAACCCATTAATTTGTTATCCcagatgatggacatgttatatgtccgaaacatgtcagattaatatttttttaaataaatttagtggaggatgaccgaagtacCTTTAGTTACTCATTGAAATAATTTGGTGTCTGATATTCTTTGTAGGTAGCAAAATGTGCAATCAAACTAGAACTTGTAGACAGCAACTACACAGAATTAAGAGGTGAAATTGCTGGGCCTCCAGATACACCGTATGAGGGTGGAAACTTTGTTTTAGAAATTAAAGTTCCAGAGACGTACCCATTTAATCCTCCCAAGGTACCAAACACCATTTGcatacttttaaattaataaagcgtatttaataaatttaggtGCGTTTCATTACAAGAATTTGGCACCCAAATATCTCTTCAGTAACGGGAGCAATCTGCCTTGACATATTGAAGGATCAATGGtaagtataataattaattaagtagCTCTTACGTACTTAAAGGGTTTTGATTTGTTAGGGCTGCAGCAATGACCCTTAGGACAGTGCTATTGTCTTTACAAGCCCTTTTATCCGCCGCAGAGCCAGATGATCCTCAAGATGCTGTGGTTGCTAGgcaatataaagaaaatatagaaatgtttaaattaaCTGCTAGGCATTGGACTAATGCTTATGCTGGGGGTAagaaacaaacttaaaaaaaaagagtttttaggATGTAAAAGTTATATAGGTAGCAACAT from Anthonomus grandis grandis chromosome 8, icAntGran1.3, whole genome shotgun sequence includes:
- the LOC126739962 gene encoding ubiquitin-conjugating enzyme E2-22 kDa isoform X2 — translated: MANIAAQRIKREFREVIKSEEVAKCAIKLELVDSNYTELRGEIAGPPDTPYEGGNFVLEIKVPETYPFNPPKVRFITRIWHPNISSVTGAICLDILKDQWAAAMTLRTVLLSLQALLSAAEPDDPQDAVVARQYKENIEMFKLTARHWTNAYAGGPNVNADCDDKIKRLVDMGIEEHQARVALSSYNWDLERATEQLFS
- the LOC126739962 gene encoding ubiquitin-conjugating enzyme E2-22 kDa isoform X1: MANIAAQRIKREFREVIKSEEVAKCAIKLELVDSNYTELRGEIAGPPDTPYEGGNFVLEIKVPETYPFNPPKVRFITRIWHPNISSVTGAICLDILKDQWAAAMTLRTVLLSLQALLSAAEPDDPQDAVVARQYKENIEMFKLTARHWTNAYAGGPNVNADCDDKIKRLVDMGIEEHQARVALSSYNWDLERATEQLFNTKCITEEIPFL